In Luteibaculum oceani, the genomic window AAAACGGAAAGGAAATATCTTTTTCTTAGTTTTTATAAGTAACTGTTATTCAGTGATTTAAGTTGGGTAGTGTGGTTTGGCACGAGATTGTATATATCACATACCAAACAGAAAAATCATGAAAACCGGATTCCAAAAACTTAAAGATGCCATCTCCAAACGATTTCCAAATTCTTTAATGAGGAGAGAGTTAGAGATAGAAGAAGGTCAGATGTTGTTTACCAACTTCGAGGCGTCGATTAAGCATATGGTAAGGTTTTATGATCGGATGTCGTAACCCAAAAAAGCAAACAAAAACCTAAAAACAATAACCATGATTACGCAAAAAAATATCATCAAACTAGCAGCGGTGGCACTAATAGCTCCCATGGCTATTGGATGCGTAAGTCGAAGAAACTACGACAACCTGGAGGCAGAATATCTAAAGGTAAGAGATACAAACCAGGAGTTAAGATCAGAACTAGAAACTACTGAACAGCAGCTAACAGCCGTATCCAAGCAGCAACAGAAAATAGAAGAAGTTGCTATTGAAAAGCAGCAGGAGTTGTTGGATAGAGAGGCCAGACTAGAGCAAATGGAAGCCCTGGTAAGAGAACAAAAGCAAGCCGTTGCAGCATTGCATCAAGAAGTTTGTTCTGCACTAAAATGCTTTACTCCCGATGAGTTAAAAATCGATGTTAGAAACGGGAAGCTTTATGTCTCACTTAGCGAGCAATTGCTTTTCCCATCTGGATCGGCTAGCGTAAACAACAGGGGAGAGGAAGCTGTAACCATGTTGGCTGCAGTATTGAAAAACAGTGATTTGGAAATTATGGTAGAAGGTCATACCGACGATGTGCCAATTAAAACTGCCCGTTTCCAGGATAACTGGGCCTTAAGTGTAGCTAGAGCAAATGCAGTAACCCGACTATTTGTAGAAGAGGGTGTAGACCCACAGCGAGTTATTTCTTGCGGAAGGGGAGAATATATGCCTATCGCATCGAACGAAACCGCAGAGGGTAGACAAGCTAATAGAAGAACTGAGATAGTATTAGCACCAAGGTTGGATAGACTTTGGAAGCTTACAGAACAAGATCAATTAAACGCCCAACTTAAGTAGTAGAATTTAAAACCATCAAAAACAAAAACCATGAAAACCACAGAGAATAACAAAACCAATAACCAAGAAAAATCGAATACCATGAAAAATATAGCAATTGGAGTATTAGCCGTATGCGCGGTTGGATTAGGAGCTTTTGCTCTGGTACAATCGAGCGAGAAAACTGAATTGAAACAACAATTAGCTGCTTACGAAGAGCAGTATGGATTACAGTCTGCCGAGCAGATGGAATCTTACCGCGAAATAGAACAAAACCTTGCCAGTATTTCTATGCACGAAGGGAACATTAGAGAAAATATGAACCTGGAGGGTGTTGAAGATCCAAAAGCAAGAATTTCAGCTGAAATTCAGGCAATCGAGGATTTGATTGCAAAGAACAATCAGATTATTGAGGATCTTAACAAGAAGGTAGAGCACAAGGATAGCAGATTGTCTGCATACAAAGCAGAAAATGGAAAGCTTAAAACGCGTTTGGAAACCTATAAAGAAGAAATGACAAAATTGGAGGCTCTAAATGCTGAATTAGCTGATAATCTTGAGAAAACTAAGGAGTTAAATAACACCTTAGAGCGTACGGTAAACAATCAAGATTCTACCTTGATAGCAAAAGAAAACTTGATTGCCGAGCAAGATCAAAAACTTCATAGAGCATACTACTTAGTAGGTGATCATAAAGAGCTTAAGGAAAAAAATATCGTTAACAAAGAAGGTGGAATTTTAGGGATAGCGGCTGCTAAAGAGTTGAATCCAAAGGTTAACGAAGAAGTATTTACAGAAATCGATTTGAGATTCTTAAAACGTATTCCAGTATATAAAAAGAACGCAGAAATCGTAACCAATCACCCTTCTGGATCGTACAAAATCGTTAGCGAAGGAAATACTATCCAATGGATAGAGATCAAGGATCCTGCAAAATTCTGGGAAAAGAGCAAATTCCTAGTAGTAGCAACCAAAGATAGCTGGATATAATAAGGGCGCAGCATACCCATAAACTCACGTAAGTGGGGACAAAAAAAGAGGCTGACTCTCCAAATGGAGGCAGCCTCTTTTCCTTTTTTATAAGGGCATTATTTTTTCACAA contains:
- a CDS encoding OmpA family protein, which translates into the protein MITQKNIIKLAAVALIAPMAIGCVSRRNYDNLEAEYLKVRDTNQELRSELETTEQQLTAVSKQQQKIEEVAIEKQQELLDREARLEQMEALVREQKQAVAALHQEVCSALKCFTPDELKIDVRNGKLYVSLSEQLLFPSGSASVNNRGEEAVTMLAAVLKNSDLEIMVEGHTDDVPIKTARFQDNWALSVARANAVTRLFVEEGVDPQRVISCGRGEYMPIASNETAEGRQANRRTEIVLAPRLDRLWKLTEQDQLNAQLK
- a CDS encoding Cbp1 family collagen-binding glycoprotein adhesin — translated: MKTTENNKTNNQEKSNTMKNIAIGVLAVCAVGLGAFALVQSSEKTELKQQLAAYEEQYGLQSAEQMESYREIEQNLASISMHEGNIRENMNLEGVEDPKARISAEIQAIEDLIAKNNQIIEDLNKKVEHKDSRLSAYKAENGKLKTRLETYKEEMTKLEALNAELADNLEKTKELNNTLERTVNNQDSTLIAKENLIAEQDQKLHRAYYLVGDHKELKEKNIVNKEGGILGIAAAKELNPKVNEEVFTEIDLRFLKRIPVYKKNAEIVTNHPSGSYKIVSEGNTIQWIEIKDPAKFWEKSKFLVVATKDSWI